A section of the Bacillus pumilus genome encodes:
- a CDS encoding citrate:proton symporter — protein sequence MLAILGFLMMVVFMVLIMTKRMSVLTALVLTPIAFALIAGFHFTEISDMIVKGVQQVAPTAVMIMFAILYFGIMIDAGLFDPMVAKILNIVKGDPLKIVVGTAVLTMLVALDGDGTTTYMITTTAMLPLFTLLGIRPIILAGIAGVGMGIMNTIPWGGATPRAASALGVDPSLLFGPMIPVIGAGVLSMIVVAYFLGKSERKRLGVIELEQPIHANEMAAALQDDIKRPKLWWFNLTLTLLLVLLLVSGKVSLTVLFVLAFCVAIIVNYPNLEQQRERIAAHSTNVLAIASMIFAAGVFTGILTGTKMVDEMAISIVSAIPEQLGGFIPVIVALTSGIFTFFMPNDAYFYGVLPILSETAAAYGVDTIEIARASIIGQPIHMLSPLVPSTHLLVGLVGVSLDQHQKFGMKWAVLAVVAMTVMSVLIGAISIW from the coding sequence GTGCTAGCAATCTTAGGATTTCTTATGATGGTTGTATTTATGGTTTTGATTATGACGAAACGTATGTCTGTTTTAACGGCATTGGTATTAACGCCAATTGCATTTGCTCTTATTGCAGGTTTTCATTTTACAGAGATTTCTGACATGATTGTCAAAGGTGTGCAGCAAGTCGCACCAACAGCGGTCATGATCATGTTTGCGATTTTATACTTTGGCATTATGATTGACGCTGGTTTATTTGATCCGATGGTGGCAAAAATTTTAAACATTGTCAAAGGCGATCCTTTAAAAATTGTCGTCGGAACAGCTGTCCTGACCATGCTTGTTGCACTTGATGGAGACGGGACAACAACATACATGATTACAACAACAGCGATGCTTCCATTATTTACGCTGCTTGGCATCCGTCCGATTATTTTAGCGGGGATTGCCGGAGTCGGCATGGGAATTATGAATACGATTCCATGGGGAGGAGCCACACCTAGAGCGGCAAGTGCACTTGGCGTGGATCCATCACTTTTATTTGGCCCGATGATTCCAGTCATTGGTGCAGGGGTTTTGAGCATGATTGTGGTGGCATACTTTCTTGGGAAGTCTGAAAGAAAGCGTCTTGGTGTCATTGAACTCGAACAGCCGATTCATGCAAATGAAATGGCAGCGGCACTACAGGATGACATCAAGCGACCGAAACTTTGGTGGTTTAACCTAACGCTTACGTTGTTATTGGTGCTCCTTCTCGTCTCAGGAAAAGTCAGCTTAACAGTCCTATTTGTTCTTGCTTTCTGTGTAGCAATTATCGTGAACTATCCGAACCTTGAACAGCAGCGTGAGCGGATTGCGGCTCACTCAACCAACGTCTTAGCGATTGCTTCCATGATCTTTGCAGCAGGGGTTTTTACAGGCATCTTAACTGGCACGAAAATGGTTGATGAAATGGCGATATCGATTGTATCTGCCATTCCTGAGCAGCTTGGCGGCTTTATACCGGTTATTGTGGCGCTTACGAGCGGGATATTTACCTTCTTTATGCCGAATGATGCATACTTTTACGGGGTCCTGCCGATCCTATCAGAAACAGCGGCAGCATACGGTGTTGATACAATTGAAATCGCAAGAGCCTCTATTATTGGCCAGCCGATTCATATGTTAAGCCCACTTGTACCATCCACTCATTTACTTGTTGGACTAGTTGGTGTATCACTGGATCAGCATCAGAAGTTTGGGATGAAATGGGCTGTGCTTGCAGTTGTCGCCATGACGGTCATGTCGGTACTCATTGGGGCCATCTCCATTTGGTAA
- a CDS encoding M14 family metallopeptidase — translation MSNRKGKILFAAVCLIAGSLSMVSPDSAHADTPYYGKSYEQPASVKKLYPEPDETFDTPAFQKKGEAFTTQEELQQFLRDIVRKSPYATQKQIGTSIEGRSIPALYFTKDRHISPLSKKPTIWLQAQIHGNEPASGESALVIAKRLAGKQGERILNHVNIIIVPRINPDGSYAFDRRLANGMDGNRDHMTLESPELTALHQEFNRYAPEVVIDAHEYDVGQKQFDDIGSAGALKYHDLLILSGKNLNIPESIRLTSNELYVSGVRETLTNQGFSNDLYYTSTKGKDGKIDLYEGGTDARIGRNALGLSPALSFLVESRGIGIGREDFTRRVAAQVTTHEKIIETTVKHAKQVKQQMVTERLKLVKKGLQSNDDDQVVIQDDFKAPVDDSLEMVDIEKGQTINVPVRFHSASDANPVMSRERPTAYLVLPGHEGVERKLQILGLKSVTLPVSVKVPVQAYQVTKRDEKSKKDIQLETELIQKKRQLPKGTKVYVTAQPQTNLLSLALEPESKDSYMSSGLIASKEGDELPVYRFLLSKKALGIK, via the coding sequence ATGTCCAACCGAAAAGGCAAGATTCTTTTTGCTGCAGTATGTCTCATAGCAGGAAGTTTGTCGATGGTGAGCCCAGATTCAGCTCATGCAGATACCCCTTATTATGGAAAAAGTTATGAACAGCCAGCTTCAGTGAAGAAGCTATACCCTGAGCCTGACGAGACGTTTGATACCCCCGCATTTCAGAAAAAAGGAGAAGCCTTCACCACGCAAGAAGAGCTTCAACAATTCTTACGTGACATTGTCCGCAAAAGTCCTTACGCTACGCAGAAACAGATTGGAACATCCATTGAAGGACGGTCCATTCCAGCCCTCTACTTCACAAAGGATCGTCATATTTCTCCACTTTCAAAAAAGCCAACGATCTGGCTTCAAGCACAAATACACGGAAATGAACCAGCCTCCGGTGAGTCGGCTCTCGTCATCGCAAAACGATTAGCAGGTAAACAAGGAGAGCGTATACTGAATCATGTCAATATCATCATTGTTCCGAGAATTAATCCTGACGGTTCTTATGCGTTTGACCGCAGGCTGGCAAACGGAATGGATGGGAACCGTGATCATATGACATTAGAATCTCCAGAGCTGACAGCCTTGCATCAAGAATTTAATCGGTATGCTCCAGAAGTGGTCATTGATGCCCATGAATACGATGTAGGACAAAAGCAGTTTGATGATATCGGCTCAGCGGGTGCACTCAAATATCACGATTTATTGATCTTATCAGGGAAGAACTTGAATATTCCAGAAAGCATTCGGCTGACGTCAAATGAATTATACGTGAGCGGCGTCCGTGAAACGTTGACAAATCAAGGGTTTTCAAATGATTTATATTATACAAGCACAAAAGGAAAAGATGGAAAGATCGATCTCTATGAAGGCGGAACGGATGCAAGAATTGGTCGAAATGCTCTGGGACTCTCGCCAGCGCTATCCTTTCTTGTAGAAAGCAGAGGAATTGGAATTGGAAGAGAGGACTTTACCCGCCGCGTGGCAGCACAAGTCACCACTCATGAAAAAATCATTGAAACAACGGTGAAACATGCAAAGCAGGTGAAACAGCAAATGGTGACGGAGCGTTTGAAGCTGGTGAAAAAAGGTCTCCAATCGAATGATGACGACCAAGTAGTCATTCAAGATGATTTCAAAGCGCCTGTGGATGATTCGCTTGAAATGGTAGATATTGAAAAAGGACAGACCATCAATGTCCCTGTACGTTTTCACAGTGCAAGCGATGCGAATCCTGTCATGTCGAGAGAACGACCGACAGCTTATCTTGTTTTACCTGGACATGAAGGGGTAGAACGGAAGCTGCAAATCTTAGGGTTAAAAAGTGTCACATTGCCTGTCAGTGTTAAAGTACCGGTACAAGCCTATCAAGTAACAAAACGAGACGAAAAGAGCAAAAAAGATATTCAGCTTGAAACAGAACTCATCCAAAAGAAACGTCAGCTACCAAAAGGGACAAAGGTATATGTCACGGCGCAGCCGCAAACGAATTTATTGTCACTTGCCCTTGAGCCAGAATCAAAAGATAGCTATATGTCATCTGGATTGATTGCTTCAAAAGAAGGCGATGAACTGCCAGTGTACCGGTTCTTGCTATCTAAAAAGGCGTTAGGCATTAAATAA
- a CDS encoding phenolic acid decarboxylase, with protein sequence MDQFVGLHMIYTYENGWEYEIYIKNDHTIDYRIHSGMVGGRWVRDQEVNIVKLTKGVYKVSWTEPTGTDVSLNFMPEEKRMHGVIFFPKWVHERPDITVCYQNDYIDLMKESREKYETYPKYVVPEFADITYIHHAGINDETIIAEAPYEGLTDEIRAGRK encoded by the coding sequence ATGGATCAATTCGTTGGACTTCATATGATTTATACGTATGAAAATGGCTGGGAATATGAGATTTACATTAAAAACGATCACACCATTGATTACCGCATTCATAGCGGAATGGTTGGGGGCCGCTGGGTCCGTGATCAAGAAGTAAACATTGTAAAGCTGACAAAAGGCGTTTACAAAGTTTCTTGGACAGAACCAACTGGGACAGACGTCTCTCTGAACTTTATGCCTGAAGAAAAACGCATGCATGGCGTTATATTCTTCCCAAAATGGGTGCATGAACGTCCAGATATCACCGTTTGCTATCAAAATGACTACATCGATCTTATGAAAGAATCTCGTGAAAAGTACGAAACATATCCAAAATATGTTGTTCCAGAATTTGCGGACATTACGTATATTCATCATGCAGGTATAAATGACGAAACCATTATCGCTGAAGCACCATATGAAGGCTTGACTGATGAAATAAGAGCCGGACGAAAATAA
- a CDS encoding PadR family transcriptional regulator: MRVLKYAILGLLDQCELTGYDITKHFKDSLGQFWSAKHSQIYPELKRLTDEGFIEFDVRIQGKKLEKKVYQITEAGQAALHQWLRTKDPIPETTKDEFMLKTFFISSMDKKEAADLLTHQLLERTKKVDMLKQKLLALTEEDPGAESLYSAQFGHYLVLTRAIEREKGYVRWLEQTLKRIDSSAL; the protein is encoded by the coding sequence ATGAGAGTTTTGAAATATGCCATTCTTGGCTTACTAGATCAGTGTGAGCTGACTGGATACGATATCACCAAACATTTTAAGGATTCCCTTGGACAGTTTTGGAGTGCGAAACATAGCCAAATTTACCCTGAGCTGAAACGGCTCACAGATGAAGGGTTTATTGAATTTGATGTTCGTATACAAGGGAAGAAGCTGGAGAAAAAGGTCTATCAAATCACAGAGGCAGGACAAGCAGCATTGCATCAATGGTTAAGGACAAAAGACCCGATCCCAGAAACAACAAAGGATGAATTCATGCTCAAAACATTTTTCATCTCCTCTATGGACAAAAAGGAAGCGGCTGACCTGCTTACACATCAACTACTAGAGCGCACGAAGAAAGTAGACATGCTAAAGCAGAAGCTGCTCGCGTTAACAGAGGAAGATCCGGGTGCTGAATCGCTTTATTCAGCGCAATTTGGGCATTATTTAGTGCTGACAAGGGCAATTGAAAGAGAAAAAGGCTATGTCCGCTGGCTCGAGCAAACCCTTAAACGGATTGATTCATCTGCGCTCTAA
- a CDS encoding nitric oxide synthase oxygenase, whose protein sequence is MSNQEAFWNEAEAFISVCYEELGKSNEEKAARLHEIKQEIDSKGTYTHTQEELAHGAKMAWRNSNRCIGRLFWSTLHVHDCRHVKTEEEVKEALFHHIEYATNNGKIKPSITIFPPENDSQKEVIIYNHQLVRYAGYETEYGIIGDEASLELTKLCEAHGWKGEGTHFDILPLMFQLKNQPPVLYELPKEIVQEVEITHPEYEGFRDLGLKWYAVPIIADMKLEIGGIHYNAAPFNGWYMGTEIGARNLADENRYNMLKKVASILGLDTTKNASLWKDKAIVELNVAVLHSYREAGVTIVDHHTAAHQFKQFEKQEEKADRKLTGDWTWLIPPVSPAATHIFHKHYDNTIVKPNYFYQEKPYHGTEKA, encoded by the coding sequence TTGAGTAATCAAGAAGCGTTTTGGAATGAAGCAGAAGCTTTTATTTCTGTATGCTATGAAGAATTGGGCAAGTCAAATGAAGAGAAGGCAGCACGACTGCATGAAATAAAACAAGAAATTGACTCTAAAGGGACGTATACTCACACACAAGAGGAATTGGCGCACGGAGCGAAAATGGCATGGCGCAACAGCAACCGCTGCATTGGCCGTTTATTTTGGTCAACCCTGCATGTTCACGACTGCCGTCATGTGAAGACAGAAGAAGAGGTGAAAGAGGCACTCTTTCATCATATTGAGTATGCGACAAATAATGGGAAAATCAAACCATCCATTACGATCTTTCCTCCAGAAAATGATTCGCAAAAGGAAGTCATCATTTATAATCATCAGCTCGTTCGTTATGCAGGCTATGAGACGGAGTATGGTATCATCGGCGACGAGGCTTCTCTTGAATTAACTAAGCTGTGTGAAGCCCATGGCTGGAAAGGTGAAGGCACGCATTTTGATATCCTGCCTCTCATGTTTCAACTAAAGAATCAACCGCCAGTTCTGTATGAGCTACCGAAAGAAATTGTCCAAGAAGTCGAGATCACCCATCCGGAATATGAAGGATTTCGTGATTTAGGACTGAAATGGTACGCCGTTCCAATTATTGCTGATATGAAATTGGAGATTGGCGGTATTCATTACAATGCAGCGCCGTTCAATGGCTGGTATATGGGCACAGAAATTGGCGCACGTAACCTAGCCGATGAAAATCGCTACAATATGCTGAAAAAAGTCGCTTCGATTTTAGGACTGGACACGACAAAGAATGCGTCGCTTTGGAAGGACAAAGCCATTGTTGAGTTGAATGTGGCGGTTCTTCATTCTTACCGAGAAGCAGGGGTGACCATTGTTGATCACCATACAGCAGCACATCAATTCAAACAGTTCGAAAAGCAAGAAGAAAAGGCTGACCGTAAGCTTACTGGTGACTGGACTTGGCTGATTCCACCGGTCTCACCAGCTGCGACCCACATCTTCCACAAGCATTATGACAATACCATTGTGAAGCCGAATTATTTTTATCAAGAAAAGCCCTATCATGGAACAGAAAAAGCCTAG
- a CDS encoding acylphosphatase yields MIHYHAIVTGRVQGVGFRYFVQGEAVNRGMKGWVRNTDEGHVELKVEGEQQEVLDFLKTVRKGSPFSKVTDMQMEQLPEFAHYQDFRIKG; encoded by the coding sequence TTGATTCATTATCATGCCATTGTCACAGGACGGGTGCAGGGAGTCGGCTTTCGCTATTTTGTACAAGGAGAAGCCGTCAATCGCGGGATGAAAGGCTGGGTACGCAACACAGATGAAGGACATGTCGAGTTAAAGGTAGAGGGGGAGCAGCAGGAAGTGCTTGATTTCTTAAAGACAGTCCGGAAAGGAAGCCCTTTTTCAAAGGTCACAGATATGCAAATGGAGCAGCTCCCTGAGTTCGCTCATTATCAGGATTTTCGCATCAAGGGATGA
- a CDS encoding MOSC domain-containing protein: MGHKKYDIVGIQVGQPITTYANGKEIKTAINKKRIHEPVYLSKVNFEGDGQGDLVHHGGYDKAVCVFPYDHYTYFEQFLGVPLQEAAFGENVTVHQLVETEVRIGDVIQLGEALVEVSQPRQPCVKLSFKHGNMKLVKEVQQTGYTGFYLRVLKEGLVPADASLVLVEKASHHITVHEVNEVKYRQTSPERLKAVLEVDALADVVRKSLEKRVQPI, encoded by the coding sequence GTGGGACATAAGAAATATGACATAGTAGGAATTCAAGTAGGACAACCCATCACGACCTATGCAAACGGAAAAGAAATCAAAACAGCCATCAACAAAAAGCGAATACATGAGCCTGTCTATTTGAGTAAGGTCAATTTTGAGGGAGATGGTCAAGGTGATTTGGTTCATCATGGAGGATATGATAAAGCCGTCTGCGTCTTTCCATACGATCACTATACTTATTTCGAGCAGTTTTTAGGGGTTCCGTTACAGGAAGCTGCCTTCGGTGAGAATGTGACCGTTCATCAACTAGTTGAAACAGAAGTGCGAATTGGCGATGTAATTCAACTTGGAGAGGCACTTGTTGAAGTGAGTCAGCCAAGGCAGCCGTGTGTGAAACTATCTTTTAAGCATGGCAACATGAAGCTTGTAAAGGAAGTGCAGCAAACGGGGTATACCGGCTTTTATTTACGGGTGCTGAAAGAAGGCTTAGTGCCTGCTGATGCTTCTCTTGTATTAGTCGAAAAAGCATCTCATCATATTACAGTCCATGAAGTGAACGAGGTCAAATATCGTCAAACAAGTCCAGAGAGGCTGAAAGCCGTTCTTGAAGTAGATGCCTTAGCAGATGTCGTGAGGAAGTCTTTAGAAAAGCGAGTTCAGCCCATTTAA
- a CDS encoding YflJ family protein: MHYGSKGWYVEELKKLGVTKHEGRKLQSLKTYFLANLLEQKKPSS; the protein is encoded by the coding sequence ATGCATTATGGTAGCAAAGGCTGGTATGTCGAAGAATTAAAGAAGCTTGGTGTGACCAAGCATGAAGGAAGAAAGCTTCAAAGCTTAAAAACATATTTCCTTGCAAATCTTCTTGAGCAAAAGAAACCTAGCTCATAA
- the map gene encoding type I methionyl aminopeptidase — protein MIVKHDHELEALKKVGRIVALAREEMKSQAKPGMSTKELDLIGKKILEEHGANSAPEKEYDFPGTTCISVNDEVAHGIPSEKTILQEGDLINIDISAELDGYYSDTGISFVLGTGDARLEALCQCAEDAFLEGLKHAKAGKRQNQIGRAVYNTAKEQGFTVIKNLTGHGIGKSLHEAPNHILNYYDPFDNALFKNGTVIAFEPFISTNAESIYQADDGWTFKTPDKSLVAQIEHTIVITKDEPIILTKL, from the coding sequence GTGATTGTCAAACATGATCATGAGTTAGAAGCCTTAAAAAAAGTCGGCCGAATTGTCGCTTTGGCAAGAGAAGAAATGAAAAGCCAAGCGAAACCAGGCATGTCTACAAAAGAACTAGATTTGATTGGGAAAAAAATATTAGAAGAACATGGGGCGAATTCAGCACCTGAAAAGGAATATGACTTCCCTGGAACGACTTGTATCAGCGTGAACGATGAAGTTGCTCACGGTATTCCAAGTGAAAAAACCATTTTACAAGAGGGCGACCTCATCAATATTGATATTTCAGCAGAGCTGGACGGCTATTATTCCGATACCGGCATTTCCTTCGTATTAGGTACAGGTGATGCTCGTCTTGAAGCATTATGCCAGTGTGCAGAGGATGCATTCCTCGAAGGATTAAAGCATGCAAAAGCCGGCAAAAGACAAAATCAAATTGGCCGTGCGGTCTACAATACAGCAAAAGAACAAGGATTTACTGTCATTAAAAACCTGACAGGACATGGCATTGGGAAAAGTCTCCATGAAGCACCTAACCATATTTTGAACTATTATGATCCATTCGATAATGCTTTGTTTAAGAATGGCACCGTGATCGCCTTTGAACCTTTTATTTCAACAAATGCTGAATCGATTTATCAGGCTGATGATGGCTGGACCTTTAAAACACCAGATAAAAGCCTAGTCGCACAGATTGAACATACCATTGTGATTACAAAAGACGAACCAATTATATTAACAAAGCTGTGA
- the nagE gene encoding N-acetylglucosamine-specific PTS transporter subunit IIBC translates to MVFQFLQKLGKSFMLPIAVLPAAGIILAIGRKDVFDIPFIHAAGNSIFENLALIFAMGIAIGIAKDGNGAAALSGAIAYFILSAGTTSINSTNNMGIFGGILCGLLAGYVYNRFKDKKLPEYLGFFSGRRLVPIMTALFTILLAAIFGFVWPPIQSGINGLGEWILSLGATGAGLFGFFNRLLIPLGLHHVLNNLFWFQFGEFSGATGDLARFFKGDPSAGVFMTGFFPVMMFGLPAACLAMVVTAKPEKRKATAGLMIGMALTSFITGITEPIEFSFMFLSPLLYGVHAVLTGLSLFIVNIIGIHSGFTFSAGAIDYILSFGIAQKPLMLLGVGVLYGILYFVVFYFLIKLLKLKTPGREDDEIEDIAADDTKTEGASMLLEGLGGKENITTVDHCATRLRLTVEDTQLLNESTLKKAGAKGVLTSGKNSVQIIIGTNVEFVADDLRKEVERD, encoded by the coding sequence ATGGTGTTTCAGTTTCTTCAAAAGCTCGGCAAATCATTTATGCTTCCAATCGCTGTGCTTCCAGCAGCAGGAATTATTTTGGCTATTGGACGGAAGGATGTATTTGATATCCCGTTTATTCATGCAGCGGGAAATTCCATTTTTGAAAACTTGGCTTTGATTTTTGCAATGGGTATAGCGATCGGTATTGCAAAGGATGGCAACGGGGCAGCGGCATTATCAGGAGCGATTGCTTATTTTATTTTATCAGCTGGTACAACATCAATTAATTCAACGAACAATATGGGGATATTTGGCGGTATTTTATGCGGCCTACTGGCAGGTTATGTGTACAATCGATTCAAGGATAAAAAACTACCCGAATACTTAGGGTTCTTTAGCGGAAGACGGCTTGTTCCTATTATGACTGCACTTTTCACCATTTTATTAGCCGCTATTTTCGGATTTGTATGGCCGCCAATTCAAAGCGGGATCAATGGATTAGGGGAATGGATTTTAAGTCTTGGTGCAACGGGTGCAGGGCTATTTGGTTTCTTTAACCGCTTGCTCATTCCATTAGGACTTCATCATGTACTGAACAACTTATTTTGGTTTCAATTCGGGGAATTCAGCGGAGCAACAGGGGATTTAGCACGATTCTTTAAAGGAGATCCTAGTGCAGGTGTCTTTATGACTGGGTTTTTCCCAGTGATGATGTTCGGTCTGCCAGCGGCATGTCTAGCCATGGTTGTGACAGCAAAACCTGAAAAGCGAAAAGCAACCGCTGGTTTGATGATTGGGATGGCGCTGACGTCATTTATTACAGGAATCACTGAACCTATTGAATTCTCCTTTATGTTTTTATCTCCACTCTTATATGGTGTCCATGCTGTGCTGACAGGTCTATCGCTCTTTATTGTAAATATCATTGGGATTCATAGCGGCTTCACCTTTTCAGCAGGAGCGATTGATTACATTTTAAGTTTTGGTATCGCCCAAAAACCACTTATGCTACTTGGAGTTGGCGTGCTTTATGGCATTCTGTACTTTGTTGTTTTCTATTTCCTCATTAAACTGTTGAAGCTCAAAACACCAGGAAGAGAAGATGATGAAATTGAAGATATTGCAGCCGATGATACGAAGACAGAAGGTGCAAGTATGCTTCTAGAGGGACTTGGTGGCAAAGAAAATATCACGACGGTTGATCATTGTGCCACTCGTCTACGTTTAACAGTAGAAGATACACAATTATTAAATGAAAGTACTTTGAAAAAAGCAGGTGCCAAAGGGGTACTGACTTCAGGAAAAAACTCTGTACAAATCATCATTGGAACGAATGTAGAATTTGTCGCAGATGATCTTCGCAAGGAAGTCGAACGAGATTAA
- a CDS encoding DUF817 domain-containing protein, giving the protein MKTLFHFAYLQAISCLFPVMIFAALAISKMVSIPFLHRYDVILLLCLAAQILMMTLRLETLNELKVICLFHLIGISLELYKVHMGSWSYPEEAYTKVFGVPLYSGFMYASVASYIYQALSRLHVQVRSWPHPFLSIGTSLSIYLNFFTHHWFYDLRWWLTLLLVVVFRKTSVSFQVGSSTFRMPLVVSFLLIGFFIWIAENVTTFLGAWQYPNQQHAWSLVHLGKISSWFLLVVISIVLVIEQRKQKSVQPI; this is encoded by the coding sequence ATGAAAACATTATTTCATTTTGCTTATTTACAGGCCATCTCATGTCTATTCCCCGTCATGATCTTTGCGGCGCTTGCCATATCAAAGATGGTTTCTATTCCTTTTCTTCACCGGTATGATGTCATTCTACTGCTTTGCCTCGCGGCTCAGATCCTGATGATGACGCTTCGGCTGGAGACATTGAATGAATTGAAGGTGATCTGTCTATTTCATCTGATAGGTATTAGCTTAGAATTGTATAAAGTTCATATGGGTTCTTGGTCCTATCCTGAAGAGGCTTATACAAAAGTCTTTGGGGTTCCGCTCTATAGCGGATTTATGTATGCAAGTGTAGCAAGCTATATTTATCAGGCACTGTCCCGGCTTCACGTACAGGTCCGTTCATGGCCGCATCCGTTTCTTTCGATTGGAACCAGTTTGAGTATTTATCTCAACTTTTTTACGCATCATTGGTTCTATGATCTGAGATGGTGGCTGACATTACTGCTTGTTGTCGTATTTCGAAAAACATCTGTGTCGTTTCAGGTTGGTTCTTCTACTTTTCGAATGCCGCTTGTCGTCTCATTCTTGCTGATTGGGTTCTTTATTTGGATTGCCGAAAATGTCACCACCTTTTTAGGAGCATGGCAATATCCAAATCAACAGCACGCTTGGTCGCTCGTCCATCTCGGGAAAATTAGTTCTTGGTTTTTACTTGTTGTGATCAGTATTGTGCTCGTCATCGAACAACGCAAACAAAAAAGCGTACAGCCGATTTGA
- a CDS encoding DoxX family protein has protein sequence MFTKFLQTNVWAAVILLAARLYIGWTWLTSGIGKLTGGFDASGYLQFAIAEPVVKDGNLVYPFYVWFLENVALPNAGLFSAMVMWGEILVGLGLIVGLFTTTAAFFGSMMNVSFLLAGTVSVNPLLLLIAIIIMAAKGNAGKFGLDYVAGPVLKRTMKRKPHLEVAS, from the coding sequence ATGTTTACAAAATTCTTACAAACGAATGTATGGGCAGCGGTTATCCTTTTGGCAGCAAGACTTTATATCGGTTGGACTTGGCTCACATCTGGTATAGGAAAACTAACAGGCGGATTCGATGCATCTGGGTATTTACAATTTGCGATAGCTGAACCTGTTGTCAAAGATGGAAACCTTGTGTATCCGTTCTATGTATGGTTTTTAGAAAATGTCGCTTTGCCGAATGCTGGACTATTTAGTGCCATGGTCATGTGGGGAGAAATTTTAGTAGGTCTAGGATTAATTGTTGGATTATTCACAACAACCGCAGCATTTTTCGGAAGCATGATGAATGTCTCTTTCTTACTAGCTGGTACCGTCTCTGTTAACCCGCTTCTTCTGCTCATTGCCATCATCATCATGGCTGCGAAAGGAAATGCAGGCAAATTTGGACTTGATTATGTCGCAGGTCCAGTCTTGAAACGAACAATGAAAAGAAAGCCGCATTTAGAAGTGGCTTCATAA